One window of Chryseobacterium sp. JJR-5R genomic DNA carries:
- a CDS encoding glycoside hydrolase family 3 C-terminal domain-containing protein has translation MLKKTAVVSLFMLISACYTAQNTNTLPAYLDESKPVEQRVKDALSRMTLEEKVAMLHAQSKFSSPGVPRLGIPEFWTTDGPHGVRPEVMWDEWDQAGWTNDSIIAYPALTALSATWNKKMSWNYGKALGEEARYRKKDILLGPGVNIYRTPLNGRNFEYMGEDPYLTSKMVVPYIKGVQSNGVATSVKHYALNNQEMFRHTSNVEVDDRTLYEIYLPPFKAAVTEGDSWTIMGAYDMYKGQYASQNQYLLNDILKKEWKYKGVVVSDWGAVNNTEQAIHNGLDLEFGSWTNGLSAGTKNAYDNYYLAKPYLDLIKSGKVSTQELDDKVTRLLNLAYKTTMNKNKPFGNVASEEHKAVAREIGEEGIVLLKNQGNVLPIDANKAKKIAVIGENAIKIMTVGGGSSSLKVKYETLPLDGIKARFGKQSDVQYARGYVGDIGGEYNGVKSGQDLKDSRSPEELLNEAVELAKKSDYVIFVGGLNKSDFQDSEGNDRKSYGLPYNQDNVIAALAKANKNLTVVLVSGNAVAMPWIKEVPSVLQSWYLGSEAGNSIASVLAGDANPSGKLPFTFPVKLEDNSAHQLGEYPGNKEEFAAGKGKDQKNPINIKYNEGILVGYRWHDTKKIRPLFSFGHGLSYTTFEFGKARADKTAISQEDTITFTVTVRNTGKRAGAEVAQLYISDLKSSVQRPAKELKGFEKVFLNPGEQKEVTFTVDKSALSFFDTQKHDWVAEPGDFEAQIGNSSDVIKTKVKFTLK, from the coding sequence ATGTTAAAGAAAACCGCTGTTGTAAGTTTATTTATGCTTATTTCCGCCTGCTATACGGCTCAGAATACGAATACTTTACCTGCTTACTTAGACGAATCCAAACCTGTGGAACAGAGGGTAAAAGACGCGCTTTCCAGAATGACGCTGGAAGAAAAAGTGGCCATGCTCCATGCACAGTCGAAATTCAGTTCACCGGGTGTCCCGAGACTTGGAATTCCGGAATTCTGGACTACTGACGGCCCTCATGGCGTCCGCCCGGAAGTGATGTGGGACGAATGGGACCAGGCCGGATGGACCAACGACTCCATTATCGCCTACCCTGCCCTCACCGCGTTATCGGCCACCTGGAACAAAAAAATGTCCTGGAACTACGGTAAGGCGCTTGGGGAAGAAGCACGGTATAGAAAAAAAGACATCCTTCTGGGCCCCGGTGTGAATATCTACCGGACACCGTTAAACGGAAGAAACTTTGAATATATGGGCGAAGACCCCTACCTGACTTCAAAAATGGTGGTTCCTTATATCAAAGGCGTGCAGTCCAACGGAGTGGCAACTTCCGTGAAGCACTACGCTTTGAACAACCAGGAAATGTTCCGCCATACCAGCAATGTGGAAGTAGATGACAGGACACTGTACGAAATTTATCTTCCGCCTTTTAAAGCAGCAGTCACTGAAGGGGATTCCTGGACAATCATGGGCGCCTATGACATGTACAAAGGCCAGTATGCCAGCCAGAACCAGTATCTTTTAAATGATATCCTGAAAAAGGAATGGAAATATAAGGGCGTAGTGGTTTCCGACTGGGGTGCGGTAAACAATACGGAACAGGCCATTCATAACGGGCTGGACCTTGAATTCGGGAGCTGGACCAACGGTCTTTCGGCAGGAACCAAAAATGCCTACGACAACTATTACCTGGCCAAACCTTATTTGGATTTAATTAAATCCGGAAAAGTAAGTACCCAAGAGCTTGATGACAAAGTAACGAGACTGCTGAACCTGGCCTATAAAACTACCATGAACAAAAATAAGCCTTTCGGAAACGTGGCTTCCGAAGAGCATAAGGCGGTGGCCAGAGAAATCGGGGAAGAAGGGATTGTGCTGCTGAAAAACCAGGGGAATGTACTCCCGATTGACGCGAACAAAGCTAAAAAGATTGCCGTGATCGGTGAAAATGCCATTAAGATCATGACTGTTGGCGGAGGTTCTTCTTCGTTAAAGGTAAAATATGAAACGCTGCCGCTGGACGGCATCAAAGCCAGATTCGGGAAACAGTCTGATGTACAGTATGCCAGAGGGTATGTGGGCGATATCGGCGGGGAATACAATGGTGTAAAATCCGGACAGGATCTTAAAGATTCCCGGTCCCCGGAAGAACTGCTGAACGAAGCCGTGGAACTGGCAAAGAAATCCGACTATGTGATTTTCGTAGGAGGATTGAATAAATCCGATTTCCAGGACAGCGAAGGCAACGACAGGAAAAGTTACGGGCTGCCTTATAATCAGGATAATGTGATTGCTGCGCTGGCGAAAGCAAATAAAAACCTTACTGTAGTGCTGGTATCCGGAAACGCAGTGGCGATGCCGTGGATCAAAGAGGTCCCTTCGGTTCTTCAGAGCTGGTATTTAGGTTCCGAAGCCGGAAATTCCATCGCTTCGGTATTAGCAGGAGACGCAAACCCTTCAGGAAAACTGCCGTTTACATTCCCTGTGAAGCTGGAAGACAATTCTGCGCACCAGTTGGGTGAATACCCAGGGAATAAGGAGGAATTTGCTGCCGGAAAAGGAAAAGACCAGAAGAACCCGATCAACATCAAATACAATGAAGGCATTCTGGTAGGCTACCGTTGGCATGATACAAAAAAGATCAGGCCTCTGTTCAGTTTCGGACATGGACTGAGCTATACGACTTTTGAGTTCGGAAAAGCCAGAGCCGATAAAACAGCCATTTCCCAAGAGGATACAATTACGTTCACCGTTACGGTTAGAAATACCGGGAAAAGAGCCGGTGCGGAAGTGGCACAGCTTTATATTTCCGACCTGAAATCTTCCGTTCAGCGTCCTGCGAAGGAATTGAAAGGTTTTGAAAAGGTATTTTTAAATCCGGGAGAACAGAAAGAAGTAACCTTTACGGTTGATAAATCCGCTTTAAGCTTTTTTGATACCCAAAAGCACGACTGGGTAGCGGAACCGGGCGATTTTGAAGCCCAGATCGGGAACTCTTCGGATGTGATTAAAACTAAAGTGAAATTCACGCTGAAGTAA
- a CDS encoding metallophosphoesterase has protein sequence MKIQIISDLHQEFGSSELSFEKADVVVLAGDVNTGTKGIEWMKTKIQDKPVIYVLGNHEYYKGSYPKTLNKIKEAAKGSNVSVLEDDFVDIEGIRFHGATLWTDFSIFGNPVYYGSVCQNGMNDYKKIRRDPSYSRMRSIDTFKIHQVSRAWLEKSLQQAEGLKNIVVTHHAPSLQSSPPYFKEDPLTSAYVSNLEDFILEHQPMYWIHGHIHTPCRYRVGDTEVICNPHGYIVDPYNGYEKELIVEIRS, from the coding sequence ATGAAAATACAAATTATCAGCGACCTGCACCAGGAATTCGGATCTTCCGAACTGTCTTTTGAAAAAGCAGATGTTGTGGTGCTGGCCGGAGATGTGAACACCGGAACGAAAGGGATTGAATGGATGAAAACCAAAATCCAGGATAAGCCGGTGATCTATGTTCTCGGGAACCATGAATATTACAAGGGTTCTTATCCTAAGACGCTAAATAAAATCAAAGAAGCGGCAAAAGGCTCCAATGTCTCTGTACTGGAGGACGATTTTGTGGATATTGAAGGCATCCGTTTTCACGGAGCCACTTTATGGACGGATTTTTCAATTTTTGGGAATCCAGTGTATTACGGGTCCGTCTGCCAGAACGGGATGAATGATTACAAAAAGATCAGGCGTGACCCTTCTTATTCCAGAATGAGGTCGATTGACACCTTTAAAATCCATCAGGTGTCAAGGGCCTGGCTGGAGAAAAGCCTGCAACAGGCAGAAGGCCTGAAGAATATTGTGGTGACCCATCATGCACCGAGTCTGCAGTCCAGTCCGCCGTATTTTAAGGAAGATCCGCTGACCTCCGCTTATGTTTCCAATCTCGAGGATTTTATTCTGGAACATCAGCCCATGTACTGGATTCACGGGCATATCCATACGCCGTGCCGGTACAGGGTGGGAGATACTGAGGTTATCTGCAATCCTCACGGGTATATTGTTGATCCGTACAACGGATATGAAAAAGAACTGATTGTTGAGATCCGATCATAA